CGGCTTGGTCGGTGGTGTGGTGGCCATTCCGATCGCTGGATCGCTCAAGGTGCTGATGGACGATTATCTGGCGCATAATCGCGAGCCGCAGGCGCCGCCTCGCCGCTCGCCGCTAAAAAAGGCGCTCAAAAAAGCCGCCAAGGAAGCCAGCTAAGGTAAGTACCGAGAGATTATCGGTACGACCAAACTTGACCAGATGGGGTGTCGCGTAGGGCGATGCCCTTTTCGTCGAGTTGAGCGCGAATGTCGTCGGCGGCCTGCCAGTTTTTGGCGCGGCGAGCTTGCTGACGCTCGAGGATGAGCCGCTTGGCTTCATCATCAATATCTGGCGTGGTTTCCATTAACTCTAGGCCCAGCACCTCGTCGATTACCTCGAGTAGCTGCAGTAAGCCACCACGGTGAATTTTCTCTAGCGGCGCGTGATCCAGCCGTGAAAACGCCTCGTCGATCAGCGCCAAGACCCCTGGCGTATCCAAATCATCATTCAACTTTTCAACCAGCGCCTGTCGCGCTGCCAGCAGCGACACCGTGCCTTCCTGCTCATCCTTCTCGTCGTCATCGTCCAGCGTGTCGTGCGTCTGGTGTCGCAGCGCCGCATAGCCGCGCCAATGGTCCAGCCGCGCCTGGGCTGCCTCCAAAATATCCCAGGTGAAATTGCCCTCGGTTTGGTAATGCTTGCTGAGAATCGCCAGCTTGAAAGCCATCGGGCTAAAGCCGCGGGCAGTGATGTCAGTGAGAGTGATGATATTGCCCAAGGACTTACTCATCTTGCGGCCACCCACCTTGATGTGATTGTTGTGTAGCCAGATGTGGGCAAATTGCTGCCCTGTCAAACTCTCGCTCTGAGCAATCTCGTTGGTGTGATGTACCGGAATGTGGTCAATGCCGCCGGTGTGAATGTCAATTGAATCGCCCAGCGTTTCCCGAGCAATCGTCGAACATTCCAAATGCCAGCCCGGAAAACCGACGCCCCACGGGCTATCCCATTCCATGTCGCGTTTGGTGTCCGTCGGTGAAAATTTCCAGACAGCGAAGTCGGTGATGTTGCGCTTGCCCTCGACGCTGACCCGCGCGCCGGCCTCCAAGCCCGCCACGTCCAGCCGCGCTAATTTGCCGTAATCCGGTAGAAGTGACGTATCAAAATACATGCCGTCGCCGTCAATCTTATACAAAAATCCCTTCTCATCTAGCCCGCGGGCAAAGTTGATTTGCTGCTGGATGTAGTCCGTTGCCCGCACCAAATGGTCGGGCCGCACCAGCTTTAGTACCTCGTAGGCTTCGTGCTCGGCAATGGCGATATACTGCTCGGCCACATCCCAGGCGGTTTTACCCTCGCGGCGCGCTCCCTTCTCCATCTTGTCCTCGCCATTATCATCATCGCTGGTCAAATGTCCAACGTCGGTGATATTTTGTGTTCGGACAACTGGAATATCTTGCCAACGTAATAGTCGCACCAACACATCCCAATAAATATAGCCGACCCAGTTGCCGATGTGCGGCTGCGAATACACCGTCAGCCCACAGGTGTACATGCGAACCGTCTGTCCGTCGAGTGGCTGTAGTTTGTCTTTATGGCGAGTGAGGGTGTTGTGGAGCTTCATTGCCTTTATTTTACAGGAAAAAGCAGAGATTGGCGAGCGGCCCTGCCCTGTCGCAACTGAATGCTACCATCGCACTCTAGGCGTTATCTAGGCAGCTGTAAGATCTGCCCGTGCCTATGGTATGATGACTCTAGGAAGCGTAAGGCGAGAAAGGCGATATATGGATACAATATTATTTCAGTACTGTCAAAAAATAGTGCTATTCAGTCAAGACGGCTCTGCCGTGCTACTCGCTAGGCGCCGCGGGGAGGCTGATTATGATGGCGTGTTCTCGTTTATTGGCGGCAAGTTGGAGTCGACGGATGACGGCCTGGTGAATGGTCTTCGGCGGGAGAAAATGAGGAAATTGGCTCGGCTGCTAAAATTGCGGTGGTAACGAGCATCAGTGTTAATGAATATTTTGTCAAAACTAATGGACAGGCCATGGTGCTGCCACATTATTATGCCCGGTTTATTGGCGGTGAAATTATACTCAATGATGAGTATTCTGAGTATCGGTGGGTGAACCTACGTGAGTTAGATCAGTTTGAACCAAAGATTGAGACAGTTGCTTCCATGGTTGAGGCTGTCCAAAAGATTATGCGAGTTGCCACCGAGGCGGATTATCGAGAGATATAGACATGTATTGGCCGCCCCCGCTCGCTTAAAGCCGGCCTAGATTTACGGTATTTTCTATATCGAGTTCGCTTTCGTCGTTTCCGACTCATCAGCATAGACATGCATCTATGGAGCGAACATGACAAGCAGAGCTGACAGAGGTTCGCGGGAGGTCAGTTTTTCGGGGGCAAGAACTCAACAACAAGTTCCCACCTCGTGCTTCCTGTTCTGTGATAGTACACACGGTTCAGGGGTAGGATAGTCTCCAGACAGTTTTTCAGGCCTCCCTCCAGGAGGCCCTTTTCCAACACCGAAGAGGCGGCGTTGGAGCTACAACATCTATCCACAAGACGGCTCCACTTCCGTCTCCACCACCATGGCATGTCGGACAGTAGAATTGTTGTAGTTACAGTCTTCACCCCCTTAATGGTGTTTGTAGCAAGGGTGTGTAGCACCTCGCTACGGAGTTTTTCGATTGTTCGCATCCATCTAGGGCTCGACTTTAGTTGCTGCCCGAGATTGGTGGCCTCCTTCCCGACCTTCTTCAGGAAGGCCTCTTGCTGGCGCCGCCGCTCGGCAAGCTGCTGGGCTTCGTATTTTTCTTGGTCATCGCGGTATCTATCAATATCCTTGCGTGTAATTTGCGCCACGATATCTTTCCTTTCAAGACAATCTCTCACTTCGCGGTTAGCCTCCGTTTAGCTAACTCTGTCACGAAACGAGATACTGCTGCTCCAAGGGTTAGTATTAATCATCTTGTGCTGTCGTTGTAGCTGCTGTACCTCGTTTCGTTTGGCATCTGCTTGTCAAACTACACTTTCGGACAAGGATTCACTCAACTCGTCAACAAAAGCTGATTATATATATCACTAATAGAATAAAATGTCAATGGATTTTGTCAAAAATGTGGTATCATATGCCCTTTTCGGCGTTTTTGGCCTGTTTGTAGGCTTTGGTGACTGGCGCTAGGCCGCGGGCGACGCGTTCGCGGTTGGCTTTCAGTTGCTTTTCGTCGCGGAAAGATAGTTTGATGGGAGTGCCGGCAAAGTTGAAGGCTTCGCGCAGGGTGCGCTCGAGGTAGCGTTTGTAGCTCCAGTGGACAAATTTCAGGTTGCTGCCGTAGATGACAAACCATGGCGGGGCCGTGTCGGTCTGGACGATGTAGCGCAGTTTTGGATGTGAGTTCTTTAGGCCGGCTGGCGGATGAGCGGTGACGGCTTTTTGTAAGAGGTCGTTGAGGATGCGGGTTTTGCATTCTTGGCGGCGGCGCTTGTAAATATCGAGGGCCAGATCGAACAATTTGACGACGTTTTGGCCAGTGACTGATGAGGTGAAGATCAGTGGCGCGTAGGGTGTGAATTTGAAATGATAGCTAATTTGCGGTGCTAGTTCGTCGTGAGTGTAGGCGTCTTTGCCTTCGACGGAGTCCCATTTGCTGACAACCAGGACGAGCCCCTTGCCTGCTTCGTCGATGATGCCGGCCAGGCGTTGATCTAATTGAACGTTCAATTCGTTAACATCCATCAAGAGAAAACAGATGTCGGCTTCGTTGATGGCCTGCATGGTGCGTAGGACGGAGAACTTTTCGATGCCGGTTTCTTGTTTGCCTTGGCGGCGGATGCCGGCGGTGTCGAGTAGCTCGATGGTCTGGCCGTGGTAGCGGACCTGGACGCGGTTGACGTCGCGGGTGGTGCCGGCAACGTTGGCGACGATGGCTTGCTGCTTGCCCGCCAAGGTGTTGAACAGGTTGCTTTTGCCGACGTTTGGCCGGCCGATCAAGGCGATGCGGATGATGTCGTCAGCTTCGGTTTGAGTGGCTGGCGGAATGAGATCGGCGATGTTGTCGAGCAGTTCAGAGATGCCAATGTTGTGCTCGGCAGAGGTTTTGATGATGGTTTTGATACCGAGACGTTTGAATTCGTCGGTGTGGAGCGAGCCTTTGAGGTCGGCTTTGCTGGCGATGAGAAGGACGGGCTTGCCACTTTTGAGGGCTTTTTTGGCCAGTTGACGGTCGGCGTCTGATGGATAGACGGTGGAGTCGACCATGACGAGAATGACGTCGGCAGCGGCGGAGGCGTCGGCGATTTGGTCTTGGATGGTGGCTTCGAATTCGTCTTCGGCGGGTTTGAGGCCGGCGGTGTCGATGAGCCAGAATTCGGCGTGTGTGTCACTATTTTGCCGGCGATATGAAACTTTGCCGACGACGTTGTCACGGGTGGTGCCGGCTTCGCGGGCGACGATGGCGGTGCGGGCGCGCGTCAAGCGGTTGAATAGCGAACTTTTACCAACGTTGGCTTGGCCGATGATGGCGACGGTAGGTAGTTTATTAGGCATAATTATGCTTATTATACCAGAGGTGTGGGGTTTTGGCGAGGATGAGCGTTATATGCTGGAGCCAAGCAGGCCGAGGCGGTATAGCGAGTAGTAGACGATGCAGCCGACGAAGAGGGCCGCCAGGAAAAATGCCAGGTAGCTGCTGCCGCGCCAGGCGTGCTTGGTTGATGATTTCTCGGTGCGTTTTGCCTGACGCCGGGCGATGATGGCGAATAGTATGAGTCCAGCCAAGATGACAACTTCAATGCCTAATGCATAGACGTTCAGCCCAAATTTTGGCTCATGCCCCAGCGGGATGACGTGCGGCTCGGCGACGTAGGCTCGTGTTTCGTCAAGCAGACAGACCTTGCGCTCGCGAACCGGCGTGATGATGAACATCGCGAAATCCTGTGGATGCGTAAACGGATGTTGAGGATAAAAATGACTTTCTCGCCAGTGATACGGGACACTGGGCGAAAATGGATTAACAGCGGGCATACACATGCTGGTAGTGTAGCACGGGGTTTTGGCGAAAGGCAATGAAAATAGCCCACCGAATGAGCTCAAGCTGTATGCGAGTATTCAACCCGAGAGATAGAAATCCTACCTCAATCAGATTGAGCACATACGGCGAGCTATTTTCCGGTGGGCTTAGCCCTTCCTCTTCTCAAATCCCTCCTTGGCGACCATAGCCATAATTATGGCACTGACGAGGTTCAGCGTCGCCACGCCAACAAAGATGGCGATTATCCATGCGTCAGCTATGAGGCTGACCTTGATCGCTAGAGTTAGATAGTGTATCGCAGTTATTAGGTTAAGCATGAATACCACGAGGGCGATGACGACCATGATTACGCCTTTCTTGAAAAAGCTCAAAGCTAAAGGGCGACTTCCGCCCTAGGCGTAGCCTTGAGCAAAAGCTGATACATATATATCACTAATAGACTAAAATGTCAATGAAATTGAAGCAAAAATGTGGTATTATATGCGTTTTTGGCGCCTGAGGAGGCCTAGGTAGTCAGTGGCCCTTCGGTAAATTCCCCGCGTTTGATACTGCCGAGGGTGTAATTACCGAAGTCTGTCCGGTGGAGCTTGGTGACGGTGTAGCCGAGCGCGGCGAAGGTGCGGCGGATTTGGCGGTTGCGGCCTTC
The window above is part of the Candidatus Saccharibacteria bacterium oral taxon 488 genome. Proteins encoded here:
- a CDS encoding cysteine--tRNA ligase codes for the protein MKLHNTLTRHKDKLQPLDGQTVRMYTCGLTVYSQPHIGNWVGYIYWDVLVRLLRWQDIPVVRTQNITDVGHLTSDDDNGEDKMEKGARREGKTAWDVAEQYIAIAEHEAYEVLKLVRPDHLVRATDYIQQQINFARGLDEKGFLYKIDGDGMYFDTSLLPDYGKLARLDVAGLEAGARVSVEGKRNITDFAVWKFSPTDTKRDMEWDSPWGVGFPGWHLECSTIARETLGDSIDIHTGGIDHIPVHHTNEIAQSESLTGQQFAHIWLHNNHIKVGGRKMSKSLGNIITLTDITARGFSPMAFKLAILSKHYQTEGNFTWDILEAAQARLDHWRGYAALRHQTHDTLDDDDEKDEQEGTVSLLAARQALVEKLNDDLDTPGVLALIDEAFSRLDHAPLEKIHRGGLLQLLEVIDEVLGLELMETTPDIDDEAKRLILERQQARRAKNWQAADDIRAQLDEKGIALRDTPSGQVWSYR
- the der gene encoding ribosome biogenesis GTPase Der gives rise to the protein MPNKLPTVAIIGQANVGKSSLFNRLTRARTAIVAREAGTTRDNVVGKVSYRRQNSDTHAEFWLIDTAGLKPAEDEFEATIQDQIADASAAADVILVMVDSTVYPSDADRQLAKKALKSGKPVLLIASKADLKGSLHTDEFKRLGIKTIIKTSAEHNIGISELLDNIADLIPPATQTEADDIIRIALIGRPNVGKSNLFNTLAGKQQAIVANVAGTTRDVNRVQVRYHGQTIELLDTAGIRRQGKQETGIEKFSVLRTMQAINEADICFLLMDVNELNVQLDQRLAGIIDEAGKGLVLVVSKWDSVEGKDAYTHDELAPQISYHFKFTPYAPLIFTSSVTGQNVVKLFDLALDIYKRRRQECKTRILNDLLQKAVTAHPPAGLKNSHPKLRYIVQTDTAPPWFVIYGSNLKFVHWSYKRYLERTLREAFNFAGTPIKLSFRDEKQLKANRERVARGLAPVTKAYKQAKNAEKGI